The following proteins come from a genomic window of Salvia hispanica cultivar TCC Black 2014 chromosome 4, UniMelb_Shisp_WGS_1.0, whole genome shotgun sequence:
- the LOC125222957 gene encoding myb-related protein MYBAS1-like, with product MEGAELRKGPWHEEEDDQLAASVAVLGDKRWDALAKASGLRRSGKSCRLRWMNYLRPNLKHGNISVEEERIIIELHQKWGNRWSKIARRLPGRTDNEIKNYWRSYSKKKAPLVEKECGSTRPECATKSPMKSDICDAMRSPYEVRLTEWMSNWPTDGSFDCNVYSPEWISGDWDISLWGGD from the exons ATGGAGGGAGCTGAACTGCGTAAAGGGCCTTGGCACGAGGAAGAGGACGACCAGCTAGCTGCTTCTGTTGCTGTTTTGGGTGATAAAAGATGGGATGCATTAGCCAAAGCATCGG GGCTAAGGAGGAGTGGCAAAAGCTGTAGACTGCGGTGGATGAACTATCTCCGTCCTAATTTGAAGCATGGCAACATCTCTGTTGAAGAAGAGCGAATTATCATCGAACTTCACCAGAAATGGGGAAACAGGTGGTCGAAGATTGCAAGGAGATTGCCCGGAAGAACTGATAACGAGATAAAGAACTACTGGAGAAGTTACTCAAAGAAGAAAGCTCCACTAGTTGAGAAAG AATGCGGTAGCACGAGACCAGAATGTGCAACGAAAAGTCCAATGAAGAGCGACATATGTGATGCAATGAGATCACCTTATGAGGTCAGGTTGACGGAGTGGATGTCAAACTGGCCTACGGATGGCTCCTTCGACTGCAATGTTTACAGTCCGGAATGGATCTCCGGAGACTGGGATATTTCTCTCTGGGGTGGAGACTGA
- the LOC125219282 gene encoding uncharacterized protein LOC125219282: protein MSVKGAALQKDVPWRASTAAKPIPKIHHSPILRLPQNPYSQFALSVMKHDDPIGSGLGKEAVVEAAGPDCIVPGQTVPIKLLGLKVWPIEVDLKFMEPVGRELKSIGKFMDSAVDLMNKSFIDR from the exons ATGTCGGTGAAAGGAGCAGCCCTGCAGAAAGATGTTCCGTGGAGGGCGTCGACGGCTGCAAAACCTATTCCTAAAATTCACCACTCTCCCATTCTCCGCCTCCCTCAGAATCCTTATTCTCAATTTGCCCTTTCTGTTATGAAG CATGATGATCCAATTGGGAGTGGCCTAGGGAAAGAGGCTGTGGTTGAAGCTGCAGGGCCAGACTGCATTGTGCCTGGGCAAACTGTACCCATCAAGTTACTTGGTCTCAAG GTATGGCCAATAGAAGTGGACTTGAAGTTTATGGAACCTGTTGGGCGGGAACTCAAATCAATTGGCAAA TTCATGGATTCAGCCGTTGATCTTATGAACAAGTCGTTTATTGATCGCTAG
- the LOC125222956 gene encoding probable pectate lyase 12 codes for MRLQHEHIALPTPMFLHCARYCQTRSSRFSEMLTGSCIVFLLLVSSFPQRASAIYNLTLPGQHPNPDHVAQDLHRRVNGSIWRREMLSKEAGSWCMTGNPIDDCWRCDPNWQLNRQRLAECGIGFGQYALGGKGGRYYVVTDSSDHDPVSPRPGTLRYGVIQTEPLWIVFASNMLIQLSQELIFNSYKTLDGRGANVHIIGGGCLTLQYISNVIIHNLHIHHCYQSGETNIRSSPTHYGWRGKSDGDGISVFGARDIWIDHCSMSHCKDGLIDVVMGSTGVTISNNHFSHHNEVMLLGHSDDYLPDSGMQVTIAFNHFGKKLIQRMPRCRRGYIHVVNNDFTRWEMYAIGGSGNPTINSQGNRYIAPYDRNAKEVTKRVDTAEGDWRGWNWRSEGDIMANGAYFVASGQGVEVKYEKAYSIEPKSAAYIDQITYNAGVLGSRRNNMGKWTAGNSTSGGDLDANSGIFEDYDEYSGSWRPCSAHSILKTFLTALSLILFLSIK; via the exons ATGCGGCTTCAGCATGAGCACATTGCTCTACCAACACCAATGTTTCTCCACTGCGCCAGATATTGCCAAACTAGAAGCTCTAGATTCTCGGAGATGCTCACCGGAAGCTGCATTGTGTTCCTCCTCCTTGTTTCCTCTTTTCCCCAGCGTGCCTCCGCAATCTACAACCTCACTCTCCCCGGCCAGCACCCCAACCCTGACCATGTTGCTCAAGACCTTCACAG GAGAGTGAATGGGTCTATTTGGAGACGAGAAATGTTATCCAAGGAGGCGGGGTCGTGGTGTATGACGGGCAACCCCATCGACGACTGCTGGCGCTGCGACCCGAACTGGCAGCTGAACCGGCAGCGGCTGGCGGAGTGCGGCATCGGGTTCGGGCAGTACGCCCTGGGCGGCAAGGGCGGGCGGTACTACGTGGTGACGGACTCGTCCGACCACGACCCCGTGAGCCCTCGCCCGGGCACGCTCCGCTACGGCGTGATCCAGACGGAGCCCCTGTGGATCGTGTTCGCCTCCAACATGCTCATCCAGCTCTCCCAGGAGCTCATCTTCAACTCCTACAAGACCCTCGACGGCCGCGGCGCCAACGTCCACATCATCGGCGGCGGATGCCTCACCCTCCAGTACATCAGCAACGTCATCATCCACAACCTCCACATCCACCACTGCTACCAGTCTGGGGAGACCAACATCCGCTCCAGCCCCACGCACTACGGCTGGCGCGGCAAGTCCGACGGCGACGGCATCTCGGTGTTCGGGGCCAGGGACATCTGGATCGACCACTGCTCCATGTCGCACTGCAAGGACGGCCTGATCGACGTGGTCATGGGGTCCACGGGGGTCACCATTTCGAACAACCACTTCTCGCACCACAACGAGGTGATGCTGCTAGGCCACAGCGATGACTACTTGCCTGACTCCGGGATGCAGGTCACCATCGCTTTCAACCACTTTGGGAAGAAGTTGATACAGAGGATGCCGCGCTGCAGGAGAGGCTACATTCATGTTGTCAATAATGATTTCACCAGGTGGGAGATGTATGCCATTGGCGGCAGTGGGAACCCCACCATTAACAGCCAGGGGAATCGTTATATCGCCCCCTATGATCGGAATGCTAAGGAG GTGACGAAGCGCGTGGATACAGCGGAGGGCGACTGGAGGGGGTGGAATTGGAGAAGTGAAGGTGATATAATGGCGAATGGTGCCTACTTTGTGGCTTCAGGACAGGGTGTGGAGGTCAAGTACGAGAAGGCCTACAGTATAGAACCCAAATCTGCCGCATATATTGACCAAATCACTTACAATGCTGGTGTGCTCGGCTCCAg GCGCAACAATATGGGCAAGTGGACAGCCGGAAACAGTACTTCTGGAGGTGATCTAGATGCGAATTCGGGCATATTCGAGGACTACGATGAATATTCCGGGAGCTGGAGGCCTTGCTCTGCTCATTCTATTCTCAAAACTTTTCTAACAGCCTTATCACTCATTCTGTTTCTAAGCATCAAATGA
- the LOC125221001 gene encoding thaumatin-like protein 1 has translation MENKIFTFLLLAICCFSWVVDSAVFTVRNNCPFTIWPAAQTGAGSPVQTGFELSSQASRALTIPAPWSGRIWARFQCSNSGRFTCEIADCNSSQIECNGAGGTPPATLVEFTLAGDQGKDFYDVSLVDGFNLPVTVTSAGGNCPTTSCLVDINNKGCPDELAVRVGNGGVVGCKSACLALNQPQYCCTGAYSSPATCKPTRYSQIFKSQCPEAYSYAYDDQTSLLTCPTGNDYLITFCP, from the exons ATGGAAAATAAGATATTCACTTTCCTTCTTCTTGCTATATGTTGTTTTTCCT GGGTTGTTGATTCTGCCGTATTCACCGTGAGAAACAATTGTCCATTCACAATATGGCCGGCAGCTCAAACCGGAGCCGGTTCGCCAGTCCAAACCGGGTTCGAGCTATCATCACAGGCTTCAAGAGCTCTCACCATTCCGGCTCCATGGTCCGGTCGAATCTGGGCCCGGTTCCAATGCTCCAACTCTGGCCGGTTCACCTGCGAAATCGCTGATTGTAACTCGAGCCAAATCGAATGCAACGGCGCCGGTGGCACTCCTCCTGCAACCCTAGTGGAATTCACACTAGCAGGGGACCAAGGCAAAGACTTCTACGACGTGAGCCTTGTTGACGGATTCAATCTTCCAGTAACGGTCACCTCTGCCGGAGGAAACTGCCCGACCACGAGTTGCCTGGTTGATATCAATAACAAAGGCTGCCCGGATGAACTGGCGGTGAGAGTGGGGAACGGCGGGGTGGTTGGGTGCAAGAGTGCGTGTCTTGCACTCAACCAGCCGCAGTATTGCTGCACCGGCGCATATAGCAGCCCAGCGACGTGCAAGCCCACGAGATACTCGCAGATATTCAAGTCGCAATGCCCGGAGGCTTATAGCTATGCTTACGATGATCAAACCAGCTTACTTACGTGCCCAACCGGGAACGACTATCTCATTACATTCTGTCCTTGA